The following are from one region of the Staphylococcus argenteus genome:
- a CDS encoding vWA domain-containing protein, which produces MSDRFIKFNDEQLDAKQVMMLQDLARLLLKNEQTQVKIQKFPYYNPIQNVLITSWFWSHRPSHIEMAGLKTDVMLAAYGYQMMEVSIVNGVANDETFKHPKFYQQLFKLLEDMRVFNTIKKQRPSTAKLINLRLATRIAYTESQIKVYRTKTQYTDLLFLYLEHAFLSQNFFDIPSIHPDLDDILMNMFLYLPNFFQNQNSEDNMYLAQRIMYQVDDILKEDMLNEYYYLPKTLYETLASEDFDDLKRTDASEVDGQDQTSKDEDVESEKADSKSADSESKGGAYLEMELHEGQNSEVLGNDEAREGDASDDMTDMMSKKGKGSNDTLNREDGDAVGQSQAFQLDGVNKNVEIKWQIPEIEPQYVLEYQELKHDVQYEIKDLIQIIKKTIEREQRDARYNLTKGRLQKDLINWFIDDQYKLFYKKQDLSKSFDATFTLLIDASASMHDKMAETMKGVVLFHETLKDLNIKHEILSFSEDAFDSDEHVQPNIINEIINYDYSTFEKDGPRIMALEPQDDNRDGVAIRIASERLMRRNQHQRFLIVFSDGEPSAFNYSQDGIIDTYEAVEMSRKFGIEVFNVFLSQDPITEDVEQTIHNIYGQYAIFVEGVAHLPGHLSPLLKKLLLKSL; this is translated from the coding sequence ATGAGTGATCGTTTCATAAAATTTAACGACGAACAGTTAGACGCGAAACAAGTTATGATGTTGCAAGACTTAGCGCGACTCTTATTAAAAAATGAACAAACACAAGTTAAAATTCAAAAGTTCCCTTATTATAATCCAATTCAAAATGTGTTAATTACAAGTTGGTTTTGGTCACATCGACCAAGCCATATCGAAATGGCTGGCTTAAAAACGGATGTAATGTTAGCAGCTTATGGGTATCAAATGATGGAAGTTTCAATTGTTAATGGAGTAGCGAATGATGAAACATTTAAACATCCTAAATTTTATCAACAACTTTTTAAATTATTAGAGGATATGCGTGTATTTAATACAATAAAAAAGCAACGTCCGAGTACTGCTAAATTGATTAATCTTCGTTTAGCTACTCGAATTGCTTATACAGAATCTCAAATTAAAGTTTATCGGACAAAAACACAATATACTGATTTATTATTTCTATATTTAGAACATGCATTTTTAAGTCAGAATTTCTTCGATATACCTTCGATTCATCCAGACTTAGATGATATTTTAATGAATATGTTTTTGTACTTACCTAACTTTTTCCAAAATCAAAACTCTGAAGATAATATGTATCTAGCTCAACGCATCATGTATCAAGTAGATGATATTTTAAAAGAAGATATGTTGAACGAATATTATTACTTACCAAAAACTTTATATGAAACATTAGCTAGTGAAGATTTTGATGATTTGAAGAGAACGGATGCAAGCGAAGTAGATGGTCAGGATCAAACGTCAAAAGATGAGGACGTCGAAAGCGAAAAAGCTGATTCAAAATCCGCTGATAGTGAGTCTAAAGGTGGCGCTTATTTAGAAATGGAGCTTCATGAAGGGCAAAATAGTGAAGTATTGGGTAATGATGAAGCAAGAGAAGGTGATGCTTCTGATGATATGACCGATATGATGTCCAAAAAAGGAAAAGGCTCTAACGATACGTTAAATCGTGAAGACGGAGATGCTGTAGGTCAAAGCCAAGCTTTTCAACTCGATGGTGTAAACAAAAATGTAGAAATCAAATGGCAAATTCCTGAAATTGAACCACAATATGTTCTGGAATATCAAGAATTAAAGCATGATGTTCAGTACGAAATCAAAGATTTAATTCAAATAATTAAGAAAACAATTGAAAGAGAGCAACGTGATGCGCGTTATAATTTAACTAAAGGGCGTTTACAAAAAGACTTAATTAATTGGTTCATCGACGATCAATATAAATTGTTCTATAAAAAACAAGATTTAAGTAAATCATTTGATGCGACATTCACTTTACTCATTGATGCTTCAGCGAGTATGCATGACAAAATGGCTGAAACGATGAAAGGTGTTGTGTTATTTCATGAGACACTAAAGGATTTAAATATAAAGCATGAAATTTTATCATTCAGTGAGGATGCATTTGATTCAGACGAGCATGTTCAACCAAACATAATTAATGAAATTATTAATTATGATTACTCAACTTTTGAAAAAGATGGACCACGTATTATGGCACTAGAACCTCAAGATGACAATCGAGACGGAGTTGCGATTCGAATTGCTAGCGAAAGATTAATGCGCCGTAATCAGCATCAACGATTTTTAATTGTCTTTTCAGATGGAGAACCGTCAGCATTTAATTATAGTCAAGATGGTATTATTGATACGTATGAAGCAGTAGAAATGTCACGTAAATTCGGAATTGAGGTGTTTAACGTATTTTTAAGCCAAGATCCAATTACTGAAGATGTTGAACAAACGATTCATAATATTTATGGACAATATGCCATATTTGTTGAAGGTGTAGCTCATTTACCTGGTCATTTATCGCCATTACTTAAAAAATTACTACTTAAATCACTATAA
- a CDS encoding ATP-binding protein, giving the protein MSLKHYKNSDSTVFNDAKALFDLNKNILLKGPTGSGKTKLAETLSEVVNTPMHQVNCSVDLDTESLLGFKTIKTNAQGQQEIVFVDGPVIKAMKEGHILYIDEINMAKPETLPVLNGVLDYRRQITNPYTGEVIKAVPGFNVIAAINEGYVGTLPMNEALKNRFVVIHVDYIDGDILKNVIKEQSLLQDDKQIEQIIKFNEDLRTMSKQGQISEEAASIRALLDLCDLMTVMPVERAIKRTIIDKLEDERERQAIYNAVELNF; this is encoded by the coding sequence ATGTCACTTAAACACTATAAGAATTCAGATTCAACTGTTTTTAATGATGCAAAAGCATTATTTGATTTAAATAAAAATATTTTACTTAAAGGTCCAACGGGTTCTGGGAAAACAAAGTTGGCGGAAACATTAAGTGAAGTTGTTAATACACCGATGCATCAAGTGAATTGTTCTGTAGATTTAGATACAGAAAGTTTATTAGGCTTTAAAACAATTAAAACAAATGCTCAAGGTCAACAAGAAATAGTCTTTGTTGATGGTCCAGTTATCAAAGCGATGAAAGAAGGGCATATTTTATATATTGATGAAATCAATATGGCTAAACCAGAAACATTACCTGTATTGAATGGTGTGCTAGATTACCGTCGACAAATTACAAATCCTTATACTGGAGAAGTTATTAAAGCTGTACCAGGATTTAATGTAATAGCAGCAATCAATGAGGGATATGTTGGAACATTACCTATGAATGAAGCCTTAAAAAATCGTTTCGTTGTTATTCACGTTGATTATATTGATGGGGATATTTTGAAAAATGTTATAAAAGAACAAAGTTTGTTGCAAGATGATAAACAAATTGAACAAATTATTAAATTTAATGAAGATTTACGCACAATGTCTAAACAAGGGCAAATTTCTGAAGAAGCTGCAAGTATTCGTGCATTATTAGATTTATGTGACTTAATGACGGTTATGCCAGTTGAACGTGCAATAAAACGTACAATTATAGATAAATTAGAAGATGAACGTGAACGACAAGCAATTTACAACGCTGTAGAATTAAATTTTTAA
- a CDS encoding DUF6501 family protein, producing MLHETWKDHTPIKKVEVINTDAKKFTVSDMLTVGKQYDVINETEEYYQIIDNSGLVGGYYKTYFKEV from the coding sequence ATGTTACATGAAACTTGGAAAGATCATACACCTATTAAGAAAGTTGAAGTTATAAATACAGATGCAAAGAAATTCACAGTATCTGATATGTTAACTGTAGGTAAACAGTATGATGTAATCAATGAAACTGAAGAATATTATCAAATTATCGATAATTCAGGATTAGTTGGTGGTTATTATAAAACATATTTCAAAGAAGTATAA
- a CDS encoding VOC family protein — MCGLRSITLGTTNIEQTKHFMVDILGLNCEELLENSIRFGDADISPGTRLQFIQVPSEQLEESHFVGIGLRTPSDSGLDEYAEILSSKDIPYTTVKELNGNKYFSFEDNNGHIFSIYSNENNYGVGLGMPSFESTVNPLHQVQGLGPVILKVNHVDITAQILTNIFGLEVFAEYQPFDDADYHVQVFKIGEGGLGGEIHLMPTDNEIDMPEYGAVDQVEVETKDRDYFNQAKLRLDEVEIPYQTLEQDDIESIRITENSGLSFIFTLQK, encoded by the coding sequence ATGTGTGGACTTAGAAGTATAACATTAGGTACAACAAATATAGAACAGACAAAACATTTCATGGTTGACATATTAGGATTAAATTGTGAAGAACTTCTTGAAAACTCAATTCGCTTCGGTGATGCAGATATAAGCCCTGGAACAAGACTTCAATTTATACAAGTTCCAAGTGAACAATTAGAAGAATCGCATTTTGTGGGAATTGGATTACGTACACCTAGTGACTCAGGTTTAGATGAGTACGCAGAAATATTATCAAGTAAAGATATTCCATATACAACAGTTAAAGAGTTAAATGGCAATAAATATTTCAGTTTCGAAGATAACAATGGTCATATTTTCTCAATATATTCAAATGAGAATAACTACGGCGTTGGTTTAGGTATGCCTTCTTTCGAAAGTACGGTCAATCCGTTACATCAAGTACAAGGTTTAGGCCCGGTTATTCTTAAAGTAAATCATGTGGATATCACTGCACAAATTTTAACGAATATATTTGGTCTTGAAGTATTTGCAGAATATCAACCGTTCGATGATGCTGATTACCATGTTCAAGTTTTTAAAATTGGTGAAGGTGGATTAGGTGGCGAGATTCATTTAATGCCTACTGATAACGAAATTGACATGCCAGAATATGGCGCAGTTGATCAAGTTGAAGTCGAAACGAAAGATCGAGATTACTTTAACCAAGCAAAATTACGCTTAGATGAAGTCGAAATTCCGTATCAAACACTTGAACAAGATGATATAGAATCAATTAGAATTACTGAAAATAGTGGATTATCTTTTATATTCACTTTACAAAAATAA
- the sucB gene encoding dihydrolipoyllysine-residue succinyltransferase encodes MPEVKVPELAESITEGTIAEWLKNVGDSVEKGEAILELETDKVNVEVVSEEAGVLFEQLASEGDTVEVGQAIAVIGEGSGNASNESEKDKDKTPQQKDETENNKEEKVTGDDSTESKTSDDNQQRVNATPSARRYARENGVNLAEVSPKTNDVLRKEDIDKKQDAPASTPTSQKTPAKEEKKYNQYPSKPVIREKMSRRKKTAAKKLLEVSNNTAMLTTFNEVDMTNVMELRKRKKEQFMKDHDGTKLGFMSFFTKASVAALKKYPEVNAEIDGEDMITKQYYDIGVAVSTDDGLLVPFVRDCDKKNFAEIEAEIANLAVKAREKKLGLDDMVNGSFTITNGGIFGSMMSTPIINGNQAAILGMHSIITRPIAIDQDTIENRPMMYIALSYDHRIIDGKEAVGFLKTIKELIENPEDLLLES; translated from the coding sequence ATGCCAGAGGTTAAAGTTCCAGAATTAGCAGAATCTATTACAGAAGGTACCATTGCAGAATGGTTAAAAAACGTTGGGGATAGCGTAGAAAAAGGTGAAGCTATTCTTGAATTAGAAACTGATAAAGTAAATGTCGAAGTAGTATCAGAAGAAGCAGGTGTATTATTCGAACAACTTGCAAGTGAAGGCGACACAGTAGAAGTTGGGCAAGCAATTGCTGTCATTGGCGAAGGCAGTGGAAATGCTTCAAATGAATCAGAAAAAGACAAAGATAAAACTCCACAACAAAAAGATGAAACAGAGAACAATAAAGAAGAAAAAGTTACGGGCGATGATTCTACAGAATCAAAAACATCTGATGACAATCAACAACGTGTTAACGCTACACCTTCTGCTCGTCGATATGCGCGTGAAAATGGTGTGAATTTAGCTGAAGTAAGTCCGAAAACAAATGATGTACTTCGTAAAGAAGATATCGATAAAAAGCAAGATGCACCTGCATCAACACCGACATCACAAAAAACACCTGCTAAAGAAGAGAAAAAATACAATCAATATCCATCAAAGCCAGTTATCCGTGAAAAAATGTCACGTAGAAAGAAAACAGCTGCTAAAAAATTATTAGAGGTATCTAATAATACAGCAATGTTAACGACATTTAACGAAGTTGATATGACTAATGTAATGGAATTACGTAAACGTAAGAAAGAACAGTTTATGAAAGATCATGATGGTACTAAATTAGGATTTATGTCATTCTTTACAAAAGCATCTGTTGCAGCATTGAAAAAATATCCAGAAGTCAATGCAGAAATTGATGGGGAAGATATGATTACTAAACAGTATTATGACATTGGCGTAGCTGTATCTACTGATGATGGCTTATTAGTACCATTTGTTAGAGACTGTGATAAAAAGAATTTTGCTGAAATTGAAGCAGAAATTGCGAATTTAGCAGTGAAAGCAAGAGAGAAAAAGCTTGGTTTAGATGATATGGTAAATGGTTCATTTACTATTACAAATGGTGGTATTTTCGGTTCAATGATGAGTACGCCAATTATCAATGGAAATCAAGCAGCAATATTAGGTATGCACTCAATCATTACAAGACCAATTGCGATTGATCAAGATACAATCGAAAATCGTCCAATGATGTATATCGCATTAAGCTATGATCATAGAATCATTGACGGTAAAGAAGCAGTTGGTTTCTTAAAAACAATTAAAGAATTGATTGAAAACCCAGAAGACTTATTATTAGAATCATAA